In Salvelinus namaycush isolate Seneca chromosome 16, SaNama_1.0, whole genome shotgun sequence, the sequence aacaacaccctagacaatacaaaaacacatacttcaccatgtcacaccctgacctaactaaaataataataaaaacaaagataactaaggccagggtgtgacagtctctttctctttctctctctcgctccgtcttTCTGGGCTGAAACATGCGTCACtggagctgtccatggtcctgaaagATCCACACTAGTCTTTCATTGTAGAAAATGGAGTGAAATAGTGTTGTTTTTCCTCTGCCAGCCTCACCCTGGCAACCTCACCCTGCCAGGCTCACCCTGGGCCTCACCCTCCCAGTCTCACCCTGTCAGCCTCCTTTAAGCTATTGTTGGATATTTATCAACTTCTCATTTAGTTTATTGTAGCTCAAGAGATAAGGGAAGCAGATTTCAATTGAATACAATTTCACTTTATTTCATTGTGGACCACTGTGCGGCAAACCTACAGAGATCTGTTGTCAAATATAGCCTACAACACAATGTATTTTTTGGTATTAATTTGCTGGCTATTTATAATGCCTGTAGGAGCTGTGTGCTATTCACACATTTATTTTTCCAATACCCTATAGTCTAGGCAAACAGTGCACATGTCAACCAGGAAGAATCAGCCTATATCCCCCTGCTTCATTAATATGAATGAGACGTTCATATCTTCATATCTGGAGCTGAACATTGGACATTGGGAGTTGAATGGTATTCCTAAAAGTTGAATGGTATTCCTAAAAGTTGAATGGTATTCCTAAAAGTTGAATGTTATTCCTAAAAGTTGAATGGTATTCCTAAAAGTGAATAGAAATCTGAATTGGAACACTTCACCATCCAGGGTTTTGGAGGAGTTGGATTTGCATAACATTATGATCATATAAACTTCCAatattgattaaataaaatgtaGCCTATGTTGGCCGTGCACTTCATAGCCTGTTTTCAGGCTGCCTAAAATGGCCTAAACTAAGATAGGTGCATTTTCGTTTCCAATATTCTCTAATGATTGTCTTTACtcttggatatatatatatagatatatatatatatatattgggacAACAAATGCCCACCACGATTTGTCAAACATAGACTAACTCAATATTATAGGCGAACGCTATTTATGTCAGTCTGTGTTGCAATTATCATTATTCTGATCGAAAATAGGACCATACCAGTGTTCCACCCTAGTAATTAAAACGCCCCCCTGATTGGACAGATAGATAATCCCGGTGGGCCTCGCGCTCCTACTAACGCGCGAGTGGGACTGAGCGCGAGTCACAATCTGCCCAGGGCGAGGGCAAGACGCAAGCGAGAACCCGGTTAAGGAGGCACGCGCTCCAGTCTCTCACCCATGCCAGTCTTTAAGCGCGTTTAACGTCGCTTTGCAAAACACATAATTACAGAAGTGTTCTTTAATTTATATGCGCGCAGGGGAACGTAAAGAGAGCTGAATTCAGCAAGAGGCCGAATCCATTCACTGCAACTGTTCTGAAGAGCCACAGAGTAAGTGTGTTGACAAGGACTCCGGGAGAGTGTGTGAATACTCTCCACGACAAAAGAACGACAGGGAGGAAGAGGATACATTTCAATCGCATTTTTTAATTGTCCTTATTTTGGAAGAGAACATGAATGCCGGGGAAGAGAACCTGCTGAAGTCCATCAGCAACGACACTCTACTCGACCTAACGCAGCGCTATGGCCAGTCCGCATTCGGTTTTGGACCTGGTCAGGTTACTGGAAGTTCTGGAGGGCGATACCCTCTCACACCGGCGGCCGACTTCCTCCACGGTCAGACGGGCAAGTCCAACGAGAGCGGCGGGGAGCAGACCAGCGATGACGACGACAGTTTTGACCCTCTGGACCCCCGGAAGAGGGGCTCGGGCTTCGACGATGACAAACACGGGGGTCCCCTTTCTAAGAAGCCCAAGGAGCAGCGGTCTCTGCGCTTGAGCATCAATGCGCGCGAGAGGAGACGGATGCACGACCTGAACGATGCACTAGACGGCCTGCGCTCTGTGATCCCGTATGCGCACAGCCCGTCGGTGAGGAAACTCTCCAAAATAGCCACTCTCCTCCTGGCCAAGAACTACATCCTCATGCAGGCTCAGGCTCTGGAGGAGATGAGGCGGCTGGTGGCTTATCTGAACCAGGGACAGAGCATCAACTCGCCCATCCCCACCGCCCTTGCACCCTTTGGACAGGCGGCCGTGTACCCCTTCACGGGCTCGGCACTCGCCACCCACGCCGATAAATACTCAGGGACAACTGCAAGTCTCTTCAAGCACCATAACGACAAGCCTTGATATCGTTTCTCTGTATATACCTGAACTTCATCCAATTGCATCCATATatcggtctctctctcccactttctaTAGTTATTTGATTACGTTGGAAAAGGGACTAGGCCTACAGAATAAATCCTAAACTATGTTTAAATAACTGCTGCCATGTTTCATCCAGATTGaataaaaacatgaaaaacaaCACTGGCCTTTACTAAAGGCTAGATTAATGTTGGGGTTGGAGCTAAAAAAAATAGCTGTTTAAGAAATATGGGGAAAAGTGTTTATCTTTCCCTATGCTCTCCTCAGAGTTAGAGGAATTTGATGAGTTGTTGTGGCCGTGACTTATCATGTTTTAATTGACAGTTTGACATTTTATGTGTGGCTATAAAAACGGTACCCTTGCAAAAGTTATGAGTGATCTAAATGTCTTATTCTTGTGTACTATGCAACATTCAGCAAAACTACGAAAAATACGGAGAGAGATGACGAAAATGCTTTCCAGTGTCCAACTTTTTTTGCAGCACTGTACATTTTTAATCAACTTTCCCTGATTTTAACGGATGCTATGTGGGGAAACACTAGTTTATTATGTCATATCTTTTTGAAAAGATGTATTGGGGATTTTGGTTTTGTTATTGCACAATTCACATGATTGTAAGCTATTGTACAACTGTGGAAAACTACTTGATCAAAGTAGTGCTATGGCATTGGTTTTCAAAACAACAGCCCGACGAAGCATTGGGTTGTGTTGCAACATGAATTTCATATATTGTTTATATGTCTTTATAAATAAAACATATATCTATGCTCGAATAGGCTGCTATTTGTCTTTTTCCTTAAACTTGATTCCACACAAATAAACCATGCACAAAATGAAATTGACACATTCAATAATTTTACTTTATCTAGAGTTTATTAACACTGAACTGATTTGTTGTTTTATAGCTTTTGGGACAGTGGTCAGGTGATTCAGACACATACATACCATAGTTATGTTTGTAATTAGCATTTTAATTGCCAATTTACCACACGTTTTTCAGTTGTAGCCTACAATTTGTTAAAATGGTTTGTAGTTTACCAGACGTCTGACTTAATTTAAGGCATCCCTCGGTCTAAAATTAGTTGATTTGACTGAATTCAATACGACTTAAACATAAATAAACTGACCGTGATTAGGCTACCCATGTGGATTTCCAGGTGAGTATCAGCAATAGGCTATTATAAATGATCTCACAACAATTTAGGAAATGCGCTCTTTTCACACATTTTTTTCATATAAGCCTACAGTAGGCCTGTCTACAATTCTCGTTGGAAAATCACAGCAATTAACACCTAATCTCACTCCTAGCTTTTCTAGGCTTCATGACGTTGACAAACCTATCCATCATTCATTTCTGGTAATGTCGCGAATGAATGGATTCCACAAAATTAATTAGAAACTTCGTAGAGTGATCCGCTCTATTTCTCCCCCATTAAAAACCCTTTTGACATGAAGAGATACATTTATATCGCAGTAAACGAGCCGGGTCTGGCTGGTGGGGCCCGCTGGCATGCTGAGGGGTCGGTGGCGCTGAAGGGAACGGCGCAAGAGCCGCCCGAGGCGCCCAGGACCTGTCTCCCGATATTTGGGTGATTGCGAGGCCTCGGCGAGTTTTCTCCAACCCACCCGGATTATTAAGACGATTCCAACTCCTGTCTCCCTCGTCTCCTTAATTCGATGAACGTTACAGAGGGCAGTTTTGATTTGCAGGGCAGTGCATTGCACATAAAACTATGAGGTGGAATATATAGCTTAATCCTTATCTGAGAAATACGATTGTCTTCGCTGTAGGCCTATATTTTAAATGAAGGACAGTCAAACACATTTACTGTAGTCCTATCGTTTTCAGAACAGTACAAATAAATTAGGCTTACAGAAAACTCATGCACACTAAAACAAACTCCTTATCAACTTAACAATAAATAATTCTGCAGAAATGGACTTATTTAAAATAATCATaatcaaaaacaaggaaatggtaTGCCTTTTTCACCCATAGCAACACGTTGTAGTCTGTGTTATAAATATTTTCGGTAATTATTATACCAATTTAAACTAACATTTTTACAGTTTAATGAGACCTCCGACTAATCACACCTGTCGTCAATGTAGGCATACATTTAGGCCTACGTGGCAGATTTGATGTAAATATCTATTTGTTTTTCACAATAGGCTACCTCCAAAGAAAAGTTCGGTTGCAATaaaatggtgagagagagagagcgagagagacgtaCTTTTCAGTCAGTGTCACTGTGGCTTAACTTTGCACCTTTCCACCTTTTACTCATGAGTCTGTTTGTGCGTTAAACCAGCCTATTCCTTAGCTGTGCCGAGGTGGGACACCAGACTATGTATTCAAACAGAAGATAGACGTGAATTTAATATAATAGGAATAAGATTGGTCTACTCGTTAGTCACTCAAtcattcagtctctctgtctgtcgctaAGGGTTGCCCCAGTCACTCTATAACAGTTTAGATGGATGTCATAACAGCATGCCACCTCTGGCATCTCAAATTGGAGTTCTGATGACAGACGACTCCTCAGCAGCCCGGCGTGACAGGCAGAGGATCGGGGATTCGTTGTGACAAACGGTGCTGTTGATTTTAGGCCATAGCCTCGGTCTCGAGCTCAATCACTATCCACTTCGGCTAATTGGCTTGGATGAGACGGCTGCCTTTTTGCACGGAAGTCTGTATGGTCAGTTTCCCAGTGTCTCCGGTAAACTGCATGGTTTATCACTTGATACAGTATGTGTTCATGGAGACAACTTTCAATACCGCTATAGCTTGTACGTTTCAGGGTGACAATTTATTAATTATTATAATATCAACTATATTGGTGCGTTCTTGACCTTGGTGTGTAGCACATTCAGACCAGGGTCTAGAAGGAAACACTTACTCTGAAATAATTATTTCAAAtctttttcaactcttaattgcCCTTGAAATGTCATTTGTATTGCCAACAATAACGAAACCAACAACAAAATATGCCACTTTCTAAAGAGATTTTAAACTATTTATAAATAGTTTATAGACTGCTGATTATTAGTTTAACTAAGTGCTATACCCAAATATGATCAGTATTTATGATAATGGCACCATAATGAAATGCCTCCCAATCTGTCTAGATAACTTCATCATATTTTACGTCACGTACATAGCCTACTCATATACTGACTcttgttgacacacacacacacacacacacacacacacacacacacatgccctcaGTGATATTATGTAGACCAACACATATCCCAGCACACTCCTGCCTACCTGCACAACTGTGTCCAATCTAGTGCACAGTACTAAGCTGCATTTCTggtgtctgtaaacatttgtgtTTGTTCTCAGTGGGATCAGAAGGGAGTGATTTCATTAGCAGGGCCGTGAGCTTTGAGGTATGTTGTTGTGCTTTTCCACAACCCGATggtatagtagtaaaaacatatGCCCTTAAGTGCCGACCTCTCTCTAATGCTTCTGACAGCGCTGCTTTCTCTAATTACGCTCTCTCAGAGACTGGCCTTCGTGTCTGATGCACATTGTGACACTCTTTATCACACTCGTATACacagaggacaaacacacacacacacacacacacacgcacaaacacacacacaaacatacatactGCCGAGGGTTGTTAGCGGGGTTGGGGATGAGGGGGGTTGGGCTGTACTTTACAATAAAATGCTTTGCAGGTTTTCGTTCAAAACTGCTCAGAAAGGCAAACCTGTTCTGTTAGATGCCAACTGATACTGGAAACAGGGGTGTTTGGGCACGATCAAGTGGTGGAAGGGGGGAAAGTTTGCATAAACAATGGAGCCTGTGTGAGTTTGGGGTGGGGggtatgtttctgtgtgtgtctggttcTGGTAGTTctggtagcagagagagagaaagaaagagggagacaaaGGGAAACATTTTAAAAAGAGGTGTAGCGTGAGAGAGGGAAGCGCTGATGGCTCTGTGTTATTGTGCCTGCAGTGGCACTGGAAGGACCCCCCAGTGTTCCATTCCTCTATGACATCACTGCTCTCCTCCCTCCCAGCCCCGCCTTGTCAGAAGCAATGAATGGGTGAGTCAGTTGGTTCCGAGGAGCCATGTGATTCGGGGCGACGTTGTTGCGAGTGCGGTGGGATGGGTCCGGGTCTTCCATTCATTACCCTCATCAGATGGGTAAGGGGGAGGGGGGTAGTGTTGGAGGGAGGACTATGTGTTCATATGGCCGCAAAACTTCAGAACATGGCAGTCAGGCAAAGCGTTTTGCCTATCGCCACAAGGCACCTGACACCACACATTGTAAACCCAGACTGTGTAGACGAGCTGGGGCTGGGcctagggagagggaggggagacgaGAGGAGCAGGGAGGGGAGACTGCAGGACAACATGAACATGGAGGAGCTGATTTGCCTCCGTCTATAGCATTCTTTAAGATTATATTGTGCTATGCAGTTGTGTcccaaaaaaaactattttgctcaaaacatattATTTTACTCTTAAAGTTGTGTACATTATTGTATTTATAcgtgggatattgtttttcaacaggaaaagttccAAAATAACTGGAATGCATCTTTAAGCACTTGGCTGGACAAATGTTACTATATCTAATGACAGGGCTACATTGATATTCCTAATCACTTTAGAATCAAAAGAGCTCTTTCGCTCTGTCACTGCCTCTGACCCCTTTCACTCCCTCCACCCCACCCTTTCTTTTTGATTTCCCAGTCTCACCAACtattatccctccctccctcttggcCTGTGGTCTTGACAGAAGATGTGAGTTGACAAACGGGGGCATCCATTACCTTGGCACAGCCTAATCTCTGTAATGGTCCTCAGACACACCACTGACTGGTGGGGAACTTTGGGGGGAAATGGAGGGAAATGggggcacagacacacacacacaccttctactCCACCCTCCGCGTCTAGCTCCCTGCTCCGTAccaactgaacacacacacagacacacacagagtacccTCACCCATCACCCGGCTCCATAccagctgaacacacacacacaccgagtacCCTCACCCATCACCCTGTTCCGTACCAGCTGACGAGGGCCGTGATTTTGTGGGAGCAGGGGGAGTTCGTTATCCTCATTAATTAATGCCAAAAGCGATGTAGTTGGCCATCCATAATCCTCCATGCGGAGACACagtgacaggcaggcaggcagggccgGCCCCACCCTCCACAGccactcatagacacacacacacaggaaatgaAGATGCATTTAACTATCATCATCAATGTGAGTCTGGGACTGGGTGTATGTGGGGATGGGGGGGACAGGGAGTGTTAGCTGTGTGTTGGGGGcgttagtggtgtgtgtgtgtgtgtgtgtgtgtgtgtgtgtgtgtgtgtgtgtgtgtgtgtgtgtgtgtgtgtgtgtgtgtgtgtgtgtgtgtgtgtgtgtgtgtgtgtgtgtgtgtgtgtgtgtgtggtgcatcaATAGGCCTACTTAGGCCAAATTAACCTCTGTTAGTGATACCAGGCCACTCACACTGCCAATACTGCATCTTATTGTCATCCTTCACCACTGCCTAACTGTTACTGCTTTTACACAATACAATCTCTGTTTGGTGTTTTCCCCTTTCATTTACTTTCCTTTTCAATTGTACctacagatgcaggatcttaatttgatcgcaCTGTAGCAGGCAAACTTTCCTGCATTGCAGAACATTTAAAACGTGTAATGTATTTGAGGATTAAAAATGTCACTTTGAAATTTCCAcgttgaaatttcagacttgttTCTCCCTTAAGAACAATGTACTGTATCAGCCTCTACAAATGTTTCATAAATTATAATCCACTAAAGTTACATTTACACAGTCCAATTCTGGCAAAATATCTAATATGATTTGGCAAAAgaccaataattgggcaaaatataAAAATTGAGCTGTCTGTGTAAACACATAATAATTCAAtaatttcctgctgtagcaaactggctcaaattaagatcctacatctgtatgtgtgtAATAGAACAGGGTGTTATAGGATGAAGATGTGTCAGACAGTCTGAGTCCGGTGGCTGGGTCTCGGAAGTGAGCGGGACAGGGGTGCAGGGGGTGCAGTACCCTCCTGAATGAAAGGCAAGATTAATGGCATTTCCCTGCCGCAGATCGTCTCGCGCTCGCCTAATTAAAAGAGTTGGAACATGCGCATGGCCATGGATCAGTGGCTTTTAATGAGGAGCTTGTAGGCCCATTTGGGTCTCATTTTCTGCTTAATAAGGCCGGTTTAAAAAGTCATTTTGGAGGGATGTGACTCCTTTAAACCTGCTCATTATCAATAATAGTGCTTCAGTTAAGTACTTCAGGAAACGCTGTGTTTAATTAATATTGTGGGGTACACGTGGATTAGCTGACAGGCTGgaatggagcagagagagagaggggaggggaggggaggtggggggctGTAATTGATGAAGAACTTTCAAGGGCACTGATTTCATTAAGCAGCTTCATTACCACCCAAATAACTCTTCATGTCATTTCAATGCTCCAGTCGCtctcccagacacacacacacacgcgcgcgcacacacacatacacacatgtgcacaaacacgcacagacagacacacacacgagcaaacacagacacacacacacagacattcaaACACTCAAACGCACACATTTATTTTGTTGTGTAGGAGGAGGACACAAGAAGGATTTTCACATTAGAGGGTTTGTTTTCAAGTTTAGGTTGTGAAGTAAATGCCTACTGCATATTGTCTTTTGATTGATTTAAGATGACTCCACTGCAGCCATCCATTGCAATTCGATTCTGATTTGTTATGGAAGAGTTTTCCATTGAAGCTTGTAAACACAGGGTCACCTGAGAGCTTTGAAGGTTATGGGTTTACAGGAAAAGCAGGCTTGACAGAAGAGAGTGGGCTGGAGGTGGGTGGGCCAAATCCTCTAGCAACTTCCACCACTCAGACCCACTGTTCTCTCCCACAGAGCTACGGTTACTAAAGGCTCTTATGGGCACTTTATCCTATTGTGATAATCTGCTTAGTCCTGGACTCCACTGTTGTGTATCTGGAGCTGGACTCCACTGTTGTGTATCTGGAGCTGGACTCCACTGTTGTGTATCTGGAGCTGGACTCCACTGTTGTCTATCTGGAGCTGGACTCCACTGTTGTCTATCTGGAGCTGGACTCCACTGTTGTCTATCTGGAGCTGGACTCCACTGTTGTCTATCTGGAGCTGGACTCCACTGTTGTCTATCTGGAGCTGGACTCCACTGTTGTCTATCTGGAGCTGGACTCCACTGTTGTCTATCTGGAGCTGGACTCCACTGTTGTCTATCTGGAGCTGGACTCCACTGTTGTCTATCTGGAGCTGGACTCCACTGTTGTGTATCTGGAGCTGGACTCCA encodes:
- the LOC120060827 gene encoding class E basic helix-loop-helix protein 23-like, producing MNAGEENLLKSISNDTLLDLTQRYGQSAFGFGPGQVTGSSGGRYPLTPAADFLHGQTGKSNESGGEQTSDDDDSFDPLDPRKRGSGFDDDKHGGPLSKKPKEQRSLRLSINARERRRMHDLNDALDGLRSVIPYAHSPSVRKLSKIATLLLAKNYILMQAQALEEMRRLVAYLNQGQSINSPIPTALAPFGQAAVYPFTGSALATHADKYSGTTASLFKHHNDKP